A region of Mauremys mutica isolate MM-2020 ecotype Southern chromosome 2, ASM2049712v1, whole genome shotgun sequence DNA encodes the following proteins:
- the CAPG gene encoding macrophage-capping protein isoform X1, with amino-acid sequence MCAEAANGWEINKPSEQSWAVAPQGQLGLAGRRGPGTMYTAIPKSGSPFDASVNQPGLHIWRVEKMKPVPVPAESKGIFYSGDSYLVLHNGPEEQANLHIWIGQSSSRDEQGACAVLSTHLNTLLGERPIQHREVQGNESDVFMEYFPRGIKYQEGGVESAFHKTQSSQGSGPIRKLYQVKGKKNIRATERELSWASYNTGDCFILDLGDTIYTWCGETSNILERNKARDLALAIRDSERQGKARVEIVSDGEEPPEMIQVLGPKPTLRQGSPEEDVTADQKNAGAAALYKVSDATGKMNLTKVSGSSPFSQGLLCTDDCFILDNGQCGKIYVWKGRKANQQEREAALKVAEDFISRMKYSPKTQVEILPQGRESPLFKQFFASWK; translated from the exons ATGTGTGCTGAGGCGGCAAATGGCTGGGAGATAAACAAGCCTtcggagcagagctgggcagtggCCCCCCAAGggcagctggggctggcagggaggcGG ggCCCTGGCACCATGTACACGGCGATCCCCAAAAG CGGCTCCCCCTTTGATGCCTCGGTGAACCAGCCGGGCCTGCACATCTGGCGGGTGGAGAAGATGAagccggtcccggtgccggcaGAGTCCAAGGGCATCTTCTACTCGGGGGACTCCTACCTGGTCCTGCACAACGGGCCGGAGGAGCAAGCCAACCTGCACATCTGGATCG GCCAGAGCTCCTCACGGGACGAGCAGGGGGCCTGCGCCGTGCTCTCCACCCACCTTAACACCCTGCTGGGCGAGCGGCCCATCCAGCACCGCGAGGTGCAGGGCAACGAGTCCGACGTCTTCATGGAGTACTTCCCCCGCGGCATCAAGTACCAG GAGGGCGGTGTGGAGTCCGCCTTTCACAAAACCCAgtccagccagggctctgggccCATCCGCAAACTCTACCAAGTAAAGGGCAAGAAAAACATCCGGGCCACCGAGCGGGAGCTGAGCTGGGCCAGCTACAACACTGGGGACTGCTTCATCCTGGACCTGGGCGAT ACCATCTACACGTGGTGCGGGGAGACATCCAACATCCTGGAGCGCAACAAGGCCCGGGACCTGGCGCTGGCCATCCGGGACAGTGAGCGGCAGGGCAAGGCCCGGGTGGAGATCGTGTCTGacggggaggagccgcccgagaTGATCCAG GTGCTGGGTCCCAAGCCCACTCTGAGGCAGGGCAGCCCCGAGGAGGACGTCACGGCAGATCAGAAGAACGCGGGGGCAGCTGCTCTCTATAAG GTGTCGGACGCGACGGGGAAGATGAACCTAACCAAGGTGTCCGGGAGCAGCCCCTTCAGCCAGGGCCTGCTCTGCACCGACGACTGCTTCATCCTGGACAACGGCCAGTGCGGCAAGATCTATGTGTGGAAAG gTCGCAAAGCCAACCAGCAGGAACGGGAGGCAGCCCTGAAAGTGGCTGAGGATTTCATCTCCCGTATGAAGTACTCCCCAAAGACCCAG GTGGAGATCCTGCCCCAGGGCCGTGAGAGTCCCCTCTTCAAGCAGTTCTTCGCGAGCTGGAAGTGA
- the LOC123364961 gene encoding matrix metalloproteinase-17-like, with protein MEAGEAPLPGKHPMEQQRRPELRRETTASPVLAQVVLMLLLLALSTSARPVPTPADESEEVVAWLMQYGYLPAADPITGQLQTWEAVTSAIRVMQRFAGIPETGIPDDATLGLIRMPRCSLPDVLPEKLPERKNGRLWRKRRKSRGRRSAGLAWTKRNISWKVKTYPREARLSRETIRVLMHYALKVWSEAAPLTFHEVGGPRADVSVEFLHLDHQDGYPFDGPGGMVAHAFFPGDPQRAGHVHFDSDEDWTFRSPDDYGTDLFAVAVHEFGHSLGLAHSPSKRSIMRPYYQGPVGDPLQYQLQADDCMDIQRLYGSRVLHSTEKPEASSLLPDPPSLPRDFPALRSEKEFPDRCSSSIDAVAQIRGETFFFKGQYFWRLTHGRHLTSLRPALSAAFWRGLPSSLGKVDAVYERHTDHRILFFSGPLYWVFKDNGVEEGYPRPVTDFGLPQGGVDAAFSWPHDRKTYFFKGGLQWSYDEAAGRMDERSPTHTTLGGQLPTPVDDMLSGSDGEVYAFKGRQYWKLERHSLKLETGYPRSIARDWLDCTGELYPPLSAPTSPPTGAKLQPDWRGPPLEVERCVCPSSASPATLSWTLAALLLLLRGLG; from the exons ATGGAGGCTGGAGAAGCGCCTCTGCCTGGCAAACACCCCATGGAGCAGCAGCGCCGCCCAGAGCTCAGGCGAGAGACGACAGCATCCCCCGTCTTGGCACAGGTGGTACTGATGCTCTTGCTGCTAGCACTGTCCACCAGTGCCCGTCCTGTGCCCACCCCAGCAGATGAGAGCGAGGAGGTTGTG GCCTGGCTGATGCAGTATGGCTACCTCCCCGCCGCTGATCCCATCACCGGCCAGCTCCAGACCTGGGAAGCGGTGACCAGCGCCATCCGGGTGATGCAGCGCTTCGCGGGCATCCCTGAGACTGGGATCCCAG ACGATGCCACGCTGGGGCTGATCCGGATGCCACGCTGCTCGCTGCCTGACGTGCTCCCGGAAAAGCTGCCCGAGAGGAAGAATGGGAGGCTGTGGCGGAAGAGGAGGAAAAGTCGGGGCAGGCGGAGCGCAGGCCTGGCTTGGACCAagaggaacatctcctggaa GGTGAAGACGTACCCGCGGGAGGCACGGCTCAGCCGGGAGACCATCCGTGTTCTCATGCACTACGCGCTGAAGGTGTGGAGTGAGGCCGCCCCGCTCACCTTCCACGAGGTGGGCGGGCCCAGAGCTGACGTCTCGGTGGAGttcctgcacctggaccaccagGACGGCTACCCTTTCGATGGGCCGGGGGGCATGGTGGCCCACGCCTTCTTCCCCGGGGACCCCCAGCGCGCCGGCCACGTGCACTTTGACAGCGATGAAGACTGGACCTTCCGCTCTCCAG ATGACTATGGGACAGATCTCTTTGCTGTGGCCGTGCATGAGTTTGGTCACAGCCTGGGCCTGGCGCACTCACCCTCCAAGCGCTCCATCATGCGCCCGTATTACCAGGGCCCGGTGGGCGACCCACTGCAGTACCAGCTCCAGGCTGATGACTGCATGGACATCCAGAGGCTCTACG GGAGCCGTGTTCTGCATTCCACAGAGAAGCCAGAGGCATCGTCGCTGCTCCCAGACCCGCCATCCCTGCCCCGCGACTTCCCTGCCTTGAG GTCGGAGAAGGAGTTCCCGGATCGCTGCTCCTCCAGCATTGATGCCGTCGCCCAGATCCGCGGGGAAACCTTCTTTTTCAAAG GTCAGTACTTCTGGCGTCTGACCCACGGCCGGCACCTCACCTCCCTGCGCCCCGCCCTGAGTGCGGCTTTCTGGCGAGGCCTGCCCAGCAGCCTGGGCAAAGTGGACGCTGTTTACGAGAGGCACACGGACCATCGGATCCTCTTCTTCAGTG ggcCCCTCTACTGGGTGTTTAAGGACAACGGTGTGGAGGAGGGGTATCCGCGCCCCGTCACGGACTTCGGCCTGCCCCAGGGGGGAGTGGACGCCGCCTTCTCGTGGCCTCACGACCGGAAAACTTACTTCTTCAAGGGTGGGCTGCAGTGGTCCTACGACGAGGCTGCGGGGCGCATGGACGAGCGGTCTCCCACCCACACCACACTCggggggcagctccccacccccgtgGACGACATGCTGAGTGGGAGTGACG GAGAGGTCTACGCCTTCAAGGGCAGGCAGTACTGGAAGTTGGAGCGGCACAGCCTCAAGCTGGAGACGGGTTACCCTCGCTCCATTGCCAGGGACTGGCTGGACTGCACCGGGGAGCTCTACCCACCGCTGAgtgcccccaccagcccccccacgGGAGCCAAGCTGCAGCCGGACTGGCGGGGCCCCCCGCTGGAGGTGGAGCGTTGCGTGTGCCCCAGCTCGGCCTCACCTGCCACGCTCAGTTGGACGCTggcagcgctgctgctgctgctgcgggggcTTGGCTAG
- the CAPG gene encoding macrophage-capping protein isoform X2, translated as MYTAIPKSGSPFDASVNQPGLHIWRVEKMKPVPVPAESKGIFYSGDSYLVLHNGPEEQANLHIWIGQSSSRDEQGACAVLSTHLNTLLGERPIQHREVQGNESDVFMEYFPRGIKYQEGGVESAFHKTQSSQGSGPIRKLYQVKGKKNIRATERELSWASYNTGDCFILDLGDTIYTWCGETSNILERNKARDLALAIRDSERQGKARVEIVSDGEEPPEMIQVLGPKPTLRQGSPEEDVTADQKNAGAAALYKVSDATGKMNLTKVSGSSPFSQGLLCTDDCFILDNGQCGKIYVWKGRKANQQEREAALKVAEDFISRMKYSPKTQVEILPQGRESPLFKQFFASWK; from the exons ATGTACACGGCGATCCCCAAAAG CGGCTCCCCCTTTGATGCCTCGGTGAACCAGCCGGGCCTGCACATCTGGCGGGTGGAGAAGATGAagccggtcccggtgccggcaGAGTCCAAGGGCATCTTCTACTCGGGGGACTCCTACCTGGTCCTGCACAACGGGCCGGAGGAGCAAGCCAACCTGCACATCTGGATCG GCCAGAGCTCCTCACGGGACGAGCAGGGGGCCTGCGCCGTGCTCTCCACCCACCTTAACACCCTGCTGGGCGAGCGGCCCATCCAGCACCGCGAGGTGCAGGGCAACGAGTCCGACGTCTTCATGGAGTACTTCCCCCGCGGCATCAAGTACCAG GAGGGCGGTGTGGAGTCCGCCTTTCACAAAACCCAgtccagccagggctctgggccCATCCGCAAACTCTACCAAGTAAAGGGCAAGAAAAACATCCGGGCCACCGAGCGGGAGCTGAGCTGGGCCAGCTACAACACTGGGGACTGCTTCATCCTGGACCTGGGCGAT ACCATCTACACGTGGTGCGGGGAGACATCCAACATCCTGGAGCGCAACAAGGCCCGGGACCTGGCGCTGGCCATCCGGGACAGTGAGCGGCAGGGCAAGGCCCGGGTGGAGATCGTGTCTGacggggaggagccgcccgagaTGATCCAG GTGCTGGGTCCCAAGCCCACTCTGAGGCAGGGCAGCCCCGAGGAGGACGTCACGGCAGATCAGAAGAACGCGGGGGCAGCTGCTCTCTATAAG GTGTCGGACGCGACGGGGAAGATGAACCTAACCAAGGTGTCCGGGAGCAGCCCCTTCAGCCAGGGCCTGCTCTGCACCGACGACTGCTTCATCCTGGACAACGGCCAGTGCGGCAAGATCTATGTGTGGAAAG gTCGCAAAGCCAACCAGCAGGAACGGGAGGCAGCCCTGAAAGTGGCTGAGGATTTCATCTCCCGTATGAAGTACTCCCCAAAGACCCAG GTGGAGATCCTGCCCCAGGGCCGTGAGAGTCCCCTCTTCAAGCAGTTCTTCGCGAGCTGGAAGTGA